The DNA sequence TATATGGAAATAGTACAGGGAGTAAGAAACAAAGAGGAACTCAGTAAATTAAAAAAAGATTTAACACAATGGTCTACAAAGATAGTCCAAATAAATGAAGCGGTTTCTGAAAACGCAATAAACCTACTTGAAAAATACAAATTAAGTAATGGATTGGAATTAGGGGATGCTTTAATTGCTTCGACTGCATTAGAATGCCAGGAAATTCTGATAACAGGAAATACTAAACATTACGACTATATACCCAATATACAGATAATGCCGTTTTTTATTGTATAAATCTAATCAACGCCAGCG is a window from the Treponema primitia ZAS-1 genome containing:
- a CDS encoding type II toxin-antitoxin system VapC family toxin, with product MIYQNIPFSLSAVSYMEIVQGVRNKEELSKLKKDLTQWSTKIVQINEAVSENAINLLEKYKLSNGLELGDALIASTALECQEILITGNTKHYDYIPNIQIMPFFIV